In the genome of Nonomuraea sp. NBC_00507, the window CGCCGTTCTCCGGGTCGAAGATGTGGGTGCCGAGCTTGCGGTCGGCCTCCAAGGCCAGCAGCGCGGCGGCCAGCACCGGGAAGGCCATCAGCACGAGCATGCTGGTGAGCAGGATGTTCCAGGTGAAGATCGGCATGCGGAACATGGTCATGCCGGGGGCGCGCATGCAGATGATCGTGGTGATGAAGTTCACCGAGCCGAGGATCGTACCCAGACCGGACAGGGCCAGACCCATGATCCACAGGTCGCCGCCGATGCCGGGCGAGTTGATCGCGTTCGACAGCGGCGTGTAGGCGAACCAGCCGAACGACGCGGCGCCGCCCGGGGTGAAGAAGCCGGACACGGCGATGATGCTGCCGAACAGGTAGAGCCAGTAGCTCACCATGTTGAGGCGCGGGAACGCCACGTCGGGGGCGCCGATCTGCAGCGGCATCAGCTCATTGGCGAAGCCGGCGAACAGCGGCGTCGCGAACATCAGCAGCATGATCGTGCCGTGCATGGTGAACAGCTGGTTGAACTGCTCGTTGCTGGTGAACTGCAGCCCCGGCTGCGCCAGCTCCGCCCGCATGATCAGCGCCATGACGCCGCCGATCAGGAAGAAGATGAACGACGTGATCAGGTAAAGGTGCCCGATGATCTTGTGGTCGGTGGAGGACAGCCACTTGGCGATCACCTGGCCCTTGGTGGTGGGCCGCCCGACCGGCGCGCGAAGTGGTTCTTGAATGGCGGTCACTGGGCACTCCCAGCCTGTGTAGCGATGTACTGGTTCCACTCGGTGTCGTTGACGAGCTTCACCGAGAAGAGCATCTTGCTGTGGTCGACACCGCACAGCTCGGCGCAGCGGCCCGCGTAGACACCCGGCTTGTCAAGTGTCTTGATCTCGAACTTGCGGCCCGGGTTGCCCTCCGGGATGCCGGGGATCACGTCACGCTTGAACAGGAACGCCGGCACCCAGAACGAGTGGATGACGTCGTCCGTCGACAGGTCGAACTCGACCGTCTTGTTCACGGGCAGGACAAGCTGGGGGCCCTGCCTGTAGTCGTTCACCGGCAGGCCGGCGACGGGCTGCAGCGTCTTGCCGCCGACATTCGTGGTGAAGCGCCAGCTCCACTGGAAGGCCTCGACCTTGACCCGCACATCCGGGTTGTTCGACATGCGGGTCAGGTATTCGCTGTCGCGGGCGGTGAAAAAGAAGAACACCGACACCATGACCAGCGGAATCAAGGTGTAAAGCATCTCGATCGGCAGGTTGTAGCGGACCTGCGGCGGGAGATCGGCCTTCGCCTTGCGCTTGCGGTGGAAAATGGCCGCCCACACGATCAGGACGATCACGACGGCGCCCGTGGCGAGTGCGGCGATCCAGGCCCCGTTCCACAGAGTCTGGATCGGGCCACCCTGCTCGGTGATGTGTTCGGGAAGAAGGCCGCGAGACCAGTCGGCCTCGGGGACGTCATTAGCACACGCCGTAGCAGTGGCCAGCAGCAACGCCAAAGCGGCGGCGCGTGGCACCCTGCGCCGGGCCAACGAACGCCGCGTCGTACGGCGAGTCGGACTCACGGATCGCCTACCCCACAGATGAAGCCCAAGAGTCTTCCCTTGGGCGCTCGTATTACTGTTCTGATCAATGCACAACTGACAAGCAGACACATTAGCGTGCAGGTGCCTTGCCCCACCGCGCGACCCCTCGATGGCCCCGCAAGTGGGACGATGAGTCTCGTGGCGTATTTCGACGCGGCTTCGAGCGAGCCGCTCCACCCGCAGGCGCGTGAGGCGCTGCTGGCGGCGATCGACGTCGGCTGGGCCGATCCCGCGAGACTCTATGGCCAGGCCCGCCGTGCGCATCTGCTGCTGGAGCAGGCCCGCACGGAGGTGGCCGAGGCGCTCGGCGCGCGCCCGGACGAGGTGTCGTTCACCTCTTCCGGCACGCAGGCCGTGCATCTCGGCGTGCTCGGCACCCTACACGGCAGGCGCAGGGCCGGGCGCCATCTGGTGACGAGCGCGGTCGAGCACTCCAGCGTGCTGCACGCCGGCGGCGTGCACGAACGCGACGGGGGCACGGTGGAGACGGTGGGAGTGGATCTGACCGGCCGGGTGGACCTCGACGCGTTCGCCGAGGCCGTGGCGCGGCCCGGCACCGCGCTGGCCTGCCTGCAGACGGCCAACCACGAGGTCGGCACCCTGCAGCCGGTGGCGGAGGCGGCCGCGGCGTGCCGGGCGCACGGCGTTCCGCTCCTGGTGGACGCGGCGCAGACGGCCGGCCGGATGCCGATGCCGCCCGGCTGGGCGGTGCTCACCGCCAGCGCACACAAGTGGGGTGGCCCGGCCGGGGTGGGCGTGCTGGTGGTGCGCAAGGGCACCCGGTTCCGCTCGTTCCTGCCGGAGGACGAGCGGGAGCGGCGGCGGGTGCCGGGCTTCGAGAACGTGCCCGGCATCGTGGCCGCGGCGGCCGCCCTGCGCGCGATGAGCGCGGAGGCCGCGCAGGAGCAGGCGCGGATCTCCGAACTCGTCGGAAAGATCAGGGAGACGGTGCCGAAGATCGTCCCGGACGTGGAGGTGATCGGCGACCCCGAGGAGCGGGCGCCGCACATCGTGACCTTCTCGTGCCTCTATGTCGACGGCGAGGCCCTGCTCACCGAGCTGGACAAGGCGGGATTCGCCGTATCGTCCGGAAGTTCGTGCACCGCTAGTACGCTTCGTCCATCGCACGTTCTTGAAGCGATGGGCGTGCTGACGCATGGGAATGTCCGGGTGTCGCTGCCCAGGGGCGTCTCCGCGGCGGAGGTCGACAGGTTCCTCGCCGTGCTGCCCGAGATGGTGCGCCGCATCCGCCAGGACGCAGGAGTCGCATGACCGAGGTTACTCAGCCGGCTTTGACGATCGACGCACTCGGGAAGAAGTGCCCGATCCCGATCATCATGCTCGCCGAGCAGATCAACTACGTCCCGCTGAACGCCGTGGTGGCCGTGCTGGCCGACGATCCGGCGGCCTATACGGACGTGCCGGCGTGGTGCAGGTTGAAGTCGCATCGCCATGTCGGCTCGTACGAGCTGCCGGAGGGCGGCTGGGCCATCCACGTCAGACGCAACTACTGAGGCCCCGCCCCGGCACGTAGGCCGAGGACGGGGCGGTCTGAAGCGCGCCTCTTGGCGCCGACTCAGGCGTGGTGGCAGCTCGGAGTCGGCTCAGGGGTGGTAGCAGCGCACGTGCTCGGCGATCTCCGCGGCCGCCTCGGCGCCATACGCGGCGGTGAACCGCTCGAGGAAGCCCTGCTGCCCGAGCTCGTATTCCTGCCCGCCGACCCGCTCCAGCACGTGCGTGGCGGTGAGGTTGCCGATCTGCCCGCACCGCTCCAGCGGCAGCGCCCAGGCCAGCCCGGACATGAACCCGGCCCGGAAGGCGTCACCGACGCCCGTGGGGTCGGCCTTGCCCAGCTCGGGAGCGGGCGCGACCTGGATGGACGGCTCGCCCTTGCGGTCGATGACGGCGCCCTTGGGCCCCAGCGTGGTGACCCGCACGCCGACCCGGCCCAGGATCTCCTCATCCGACCAGCCGGTCTTCTGCTCGATGAGCCCCTTCTCGTAGTCGTTGGAGAAGAGATAGGCGGCGCCGTCGACGAGCTGGCGGATCTGCTCGTCCTCCATGCGGGCCAGCTGCTGGGAGATGTCGGCGGCGAAGGGGATGCCGCGCTGACGGCACTCGTCGGTGTGCCGCAACATCGCGTCGGGGTCGTTGGGGCTGATGAGCACCAGGTCGAGGCCGCCGACGCGGTCGACGACGGGCTGCAGCTCGATGAGCCGGGCCTCGGCCATGGCGCCGGTGTAGAACGAGGCGATCTGGTTGTGGTGCTCGTCAGTGGTGCACAGGAAACGCGCGGTGTGCTGGGTCTCGGAGATGTGCACGGAGCCGCAGTCCACGCCGTGGCGCTCCAGCCAGGACCGGTAGTCGGCGAAGTCGTTGCCGACGGCTCCCACGAGAATCGGCTTCAGGCCGAGGCAGCCCATGCCGAATGCGATGTTCGCGGCGCACCCGCCGCGACGAATCTGCAGATCGTCGACCAGGAACGAGAGTGACACCCGGTCGAGCTGCTCGGCGATGAGCTGATCGCCGAAGCTTCCTGGGAAGGTCATCAGGTGGTCTGTCGCGATGGAGCCGGTGACGGCGATGCGCACGGGATTCTTCTTCCTCGTTGTCAGCAGGCCAATGAGCCCCACGAGAATACGCGAAGGTCCCGCGCGCACAAAGGCGAACGGGACCTCGCGGCCGACCTTCGACCAGTGGCCGACGACTAGTTGAACGAGTCGCCACAGGCGCAGGAGCCGGTGGCGTTCGGGTTGTCGATGGTGAAGCCCTGCTTCTCGATGGTGTCGACGAAGTCGATGCTGGCGCCCATCAGGTAAGGAGCGCTCATCCGGTCGGTGACCACGCTGACGCCGCCGAAGTCCGTCACCACGTCGCCGTCCATCGAACGATCGTCGAAGAAGAGCTGGTAGCGCAGGCCGGAGCAACCACCCGGCTGCACGGCGACCCGCAGCTGCAGACCCTCTTCACCCTGCTGCTCCAGCAGGCTCTTGACCTTGGCGGCGGCCGCGTCAGTCAGGATCAGACCCTGCGTCGTGGTCTCGCTGCTCTCAACCGTCATCTGCTGACTCCCTAACCCGGCTGTCTGTTTTCGACGTCCTACCAATGACGCTACCAACACCTGGACGATGCCACACATTCCCGGGCCGCCCGCCGACCGTCCAGCCCCGGAATAACCATGGATGCCCGTGTGTCATCATGAGTATCGTCACTTCGACGATAAGGGGGTATGGCCATGGCCACCCAGACTGGGCTGCCGCTCTTCGTTCTCGGCCGGAACGCCGATCCGCACAGCGAGAAGGGGGTCGACTGCCCCGGCGAGCTGCCACCCGCTTCCGACCCCGGCCTGGTGGAACGTGCCCGCAAGGCCAAGGAGGCGCTCGGCGAACGCCTGTTCGTGCTCGGCCACCACTACCAGCGCGACGAGGTCATCCAGTTCGCCGATGTGACGGGCGACTCGTTCAAGCTCGCCCAGCAGGCCGCGGCACGGCCGGAGGCGGAGTACATCGTCTTCTGCGGCGTGCACTTCATGGCCGAGTCGGCCGACATCCTCACCGGCGATGACCAAAAGGTAATACTTCCGGATATGGCGGCCGGGTGCTCGATGGCCGACATGGCCACGTTCGACCAGGTCGAGGAGTGCTGGGAAGCCCTGGAGGACGCCGGCCTGGCCGATCAGGTGATCCCGGTCACATACATGAACTCCAGCGCCGACATCAAGGCCTTCTGCGGCCGCAACGGCGGCGCCGTCTGCACCTCCTCCAACGCCCGCCGGGCCCTGGATTGGGCGTTCGAGCAGGGCCAGAAGGTGCTGTTCCTGCCCGACCAGCACCTGGGCCGCAACACGGCGGTGCTGGACATGGGCATGTCCCTGGACGACTGCGTGGTGTGGAACCCCCACCGCCCGAACGGCGGCCTCACCCAGGAGCAGCTGGAGCGGGCCAGGATGATCCTGTGGCGCGGCCACTGCTCGGTGCACGGCCGCTTCACGGCCGACTCGGTGGACGACGTACGCGCCCGCATCCCCGGCGTGAACGTCCTCGTGCACCCGGAGTGCCGCCACGAGGTCGTGCTCAAGGCCGATTACGTGGGCTCGACGGAATACATCATCAAGAAGCTGGAGGCGGCCCCCGCCGGCTCGAGCTGGGCGATCGGCACCGAACTCAACCTGGTCAAGCGCCTGGCCCAGATGTTCCCCGACAAGAACGTCTCGTTCCTGGACCGGACGGTCTGCTACTGCTCCACGATGAACAGGATCGACCTCCCCCATTTGGTGTGGGCCCTGGAATCGCTGGTTCTGGGTGAGGTCGTGAACCAGATCACGGTGGACGAGGACACGACGCACTGGGCCAGGGTCGCCCTGGACCGCATGCTCGCCCTCCCATAGGCCGATTTATCCCCATATCCCCCGCCCAACCGCATGGACCTCCGCAGGGGACGCGCTACGCGCGACTGGGCTCCGGGCTCCTCTCACGGGGGAGCCCGGCTCCCCCGCCGAGACGTCGACTCCAGGAGATCCGATACGGCGCGGCGACGGACGCCCCTGTGTTTGAGAGCCACTGAAATTCCAGCCACCGGCCGCACGGCCGAGATCATGATCGCCGAAGCCCGCAAGGCGTTCTGGGTGATGGTCGGGTTCCTGGCTGTCATCTGGGTCGTGCAGATCGTCAGCTGGGCATCGGGCTATGCGCTGAGCTATGAGTTCGGCGTACAGGCATGGAACCCCGCGAGCCTGCCCGACATCGTGGCCAGCGGCCTCGGCGCCTGGTTCACTTCTCAGCCGATGAGCGTCGGCGCGGGCGCGAGCGGCGTCGTCTTCGGGTACTTCGGCTACGTACTGGTGCGCGGCGCGTTCGACCGGCATCTCATCGACATCGTGGTCGGCGTGGTCATGGCGCTGTGCTTCGCCTATCAGTTCGCCGGATTGCTGCCCCAGGAGGGCATCGGCTGGCAGGCTCACTTGTTCGGCTTCCTCGGGGGTCTGCTGGGCGGCTGGTTGTTCCGCGACCGCGGCCGCCCCCGGCCCGCAACGGCGTCCCCTGACCCGAACTCTCGGGCCACGCTACTGAAGGAATTGGACGATCTCGGGCTCTGACGGCGCGCGGGACACTAGCTGGTGAAGGCCCTACAGGTTCCCAAACAGCGAGAACATGACGTAGCCAACCGAGCCGACAAGCAGGCACACCGCACCGAGGGCCGCGCCCGCCGCAACTGCGAAGATTCGCACGTCACGAGGTCGCCCTGCCGAGACCGCTCGCCCCACAGCCATGCCAGCGGCAGGAAGAGCCACGGCCGCGATGCCGCCTCCCTTGATCAGCTCCGTGGTTAGCCACTCCAACTTCCAGAGGCTTCACGCCAACAGCCCGTAGCCGGTGAGGACCGCCACACATACGACGCTGAAGCCGAAAGCGGCAAACAGACGGGTGCCCTGATCAGGGAAGGACGTCTTGGCGCAGATGATCGCATGTCATCGCAACTGCTGTCCTGAGGCTAGATAGTGCGTGGTCAGGTGTTGGCGGCCAGGAATGGCAGCACTTGGGGAAGCACGTCCCCGGACTTGTCCCAGCCCTCCTTGTGATCGGCATCGGGCAAGGAGAAGAAGGCCGCAACACCGGTGCGGTCGGCGAAGGTGCGCATCGGGTCGTGCCAGGGATCCGCCGTGCCCGCATACAGCATCATGGGCACGCCGGAGGCGGCGAGCTCGGCGTGCAGGCCAGCCTCGCGGGAGAACGCCTCGTAGTTGGCGCGGAAGGCGCCGAGGTCGCCGGAGCCGATCAGAGCGGCCTGGTAAGGGTCGGTGGCGGCGCCCTGCTTGATCAGGGTATAGGGGTCGGTGTCGGCGGGCAGGGCCAATTGCCGCAGTGTGGGCTCGATGGCCGAGCGGAAGCCGCCGATGGGGTCCCAGGCGCCGGCCACCAGGCAAGTCAGGCGGTCCGGGGCGAGCGCCGCGACCGCGTAACCGGTCATTGCGCCCAGGGAGTAGCCCCAGAACGCGGCACGGTCGGCGCCCACGTCGTCGAGCACGGCCGTCACGTACGCGACACGCCGTTCCAGCGCGTACGCCTCGACCTCGCGCGGCGCGTCGCCGGCGCCCAGTCCCGGAGGGTCGATGGCGATCACCGTGTAGGCGGGCGTCAGGGACGACGTGTAACCGCTATGGGTCCAATGTGCCCCGTCCTGAAACATCCCGGGGTGGAGCACCAGCGGCGGGCCGTCCCCCGAAACCTCGTAGGAGATCTTGAAACCGTTGCTGCGTGCGATGGGCACACATCCTCCAAAGGGCTTGTACGCAGGAACGTTACGACTTGTAACGGGACCCATCGTGGAGCATGATCGGACGGACCGGAAGGAGGCACTTTCTTGTCGCAACGGAACACCGGGGTAACGGACCAGCTCGCGGCCGGGAGCGAGGCGGGCGGTCCCGACGACGAATGTCCCTTGCCCGAGGTGCTGGCCTTGATCGGCGGCAAGTGGAGTGCCCAGGTGCTGGTGGAACTGGGCGACGGCCCGCGCAGGTTCACCCAGCTGGAGCGGGCCATCCCGGGGATCAGCCGCCGCATGCTGACGGTGAGCCTGCGCGACCTGGAACGCAACGGGCTCGTCACGCGCACCGTCTATCCGGACGCGCCGCCACGCGTCGAGTACGCCACCACGCCGTTGATCGAGGACATCCGCGAGCCGTTGGAGGCGCTCACGGCCTGGGCCCGCCGTGCCGCGCCGGTCATCACGGCGGCCCGCCGGGAGTACGACAACCGTCAGTGAGCGGGCCGCACGCCCATCACAGCCGGTCTGTCAGGAACGCGCTCACCGCCGTACGGAAGCCGTCCGGGTCATCGGCCCAGGGCACGTGGCCGGCCTGTGGAAGGACCACACGGGACACGCGGGCCAGCGCCCGCCGTGGTGCACTCGCTCCATCGATCCACTCTCCAGCGTCTGGACTGGTGTCTTCGGCAGTATGTCGGCTCACGATCCCGCAGAATGTCAGTCCAATGGCTCAACTATGTCGGTTTGGAAAGCCGTGAAATGTCGGTGCTCCCTCCGTAGAATGTCGGTTCTACAGATGGGGGAGCTCGTGGAGCTGGTGCCGAGACACATCGTCGATCATGCGGTCGAGTTCCTGGCGGCCTTCAGAGTGGTGATCATCAACGGGCCTCGCCAGTCCGGGAAGACCACACTCCTGCGGCAACTTGAGGCCTGTCGTGGCGGCACGTACCTGACATTGGACGATGGCACGCTACGCGCCGCCGCGCATGCCGATCCGGAGGTGTTCGTAGCCGACGGGCCCAAGCCGATGATGATCGATGAGATCCAACGTGGCGGTGACGACCTTGTGCTCGCGATCAAATCGGCCGTGGACCGCTCGGCGGAACGCGGGCAGTTCGTGCTCGCAGGCTCGACCAGGTTTCTTGCGACTCCGTCGCTGAGCGAATCTCTGGCCGGACGTGCGAGCATCATTGAAGTCTGGCCCTTCGCGCAACAGGAGCTCTCGGGCGGCGGCACATCCTTTCTCGAGAGAGCATTCCAGGAGCCGGAGTCCTTCAGGACGACGACACCGAGTTCGTGCGACAGGGAGGACTACTTCGATCTCATCGCCCGGGGCTTCTACCCCGAAGTCATGGCGATGCGGTCGGAGCTCGCCCGCGGCGAGTGGTACAGGGCCTACGTGCAGTCCATCATCGACACCGACATTCGAGAGATGGCGAAGATCGATGAGCCCAGCAACCTCCGGCAACTTTTGAGACTTGTCGCCGCCTCCACCGCTCAGGAGCTCAACGTCGTCAAGACCGCCGGCGATCTCGGGCTCCACCGCACCACGGTCAGTCGCTACCTCGGCCTGCTGGAAACCGTTTTCCTCGTGCAGTCGCTGCCTGCCTGGTCGCGCAATCTCAACGCCAGGGCCGTACGGCGTCCCAAGGTGCACATCACCGACACCGGGCTGGCCGCGCACTTGCTGTCGGTGGACGCTGAAGGGTTGTCAGCACGCGTGGCGCCCGCCCGTGGGGCGCTCGTGGAGACCTTCATCGCCAATGAGCTGGCCAAGCAAGCGACATGGGCGCCGTACCGGATGAATCTTTTTCACTGGCGTATCAGTCAGGGTGCCGAGGTCGACCTAGTGATCGAGCGGACCAACGGCCGGGTGGTCGGCGTGGAGGCCAAATCCACCGATGCCGTGGACCTCAAGGACTTCAAGGGCTTGACGACCCTCAGGGACGCTCTCGGCGATCAATTCGTCCACGGATTCGTGCTCTACACCGGGAAGCGCTCACTCGCCTTCGGCGACCGGCTGACCGCGCTGCCGATCAGCGCCCTGTGGGACCGCTAGGAGGGACGCGCGGGCTCGATCGCGGCGGCGGTACTTGCCGGGCTGCCGTTCCCCGCAGCGGAGTTCGACTCGCTGATCTGGGAGCTGGAGGAGCGGCTGGCGCGCGAGCGCAGCGAGGAGTTCAGCGAGCGGTTCCCGCTCTGGGACCTGCTGTGGGGCCGCTACTACCTGGAGTTCCTCGTCTTCGATCTCATGCCGAGCCTGGACGAGACCGGCCTCCTGGCCGGATTGGAGCACAAGCCATGATGCGAAACGCCCTGTACATCGGGCGCGAATGGAACGTCGAGCATGACCGGCGGGCGCAGGTGAGCGACGCCGAGCTCAGGTACGCCGTGCTGGGAGAGGGCGAGCCCGTGCTGAGCATCGAGGGCGGCGCCCAGCACGCCCGCGAACTGCTCGATCACCTGGGCATCGAGAAGGCGCACATCATGGCCTTCTCCTTCGGCGGGGTGATCGCCTTCCAGTTCCTGCTGTCCTACCCCGAGCGGGCGCACAGCGCGATCCTGCTGGAGCCGTACCTGCCGCGCGAGGAGCCGGACACGATCACCGCCAACGTCGACGCCTTCATGAACGCGATGAAGCTGTACGAGACGGGCGACAAGCTGGGCGCGGCCCAGCTGTACATGGAGGCGGTGTGCGGGCCGAGCTTCCTGCCCGCCGTCGAGATGACGGGGCCGCTCGACGTGTGGGACCGCGTCGAGCAGTGCGTCGACACGACCTTCGCCGACTTCCCGGCGATCTCGCAGTGGGGCTTCAAGCCGTCAGACGCAGCGGTTCCTCATGAACTGGCTGCCGCAGGCCGAGCGGGCCGGCATCCCCAACGCCACGCACGGGATGTAGAGCATGAACCCGGTGGCCGTGGGCGAGGCCGCCCACGCGTTCCTCAAGCGCCACCCCATGTGAGGTGGCACACCCACCCGTGCCCCGTCCGGCGTCCCGCCGGGCGGGGTTCGGCGCCTCCTAGGCGAAGTCGTAGCCGACTTCGACGGTGACCGTGAGGGTCTGGCGGCCGGGGCTGATCGAGGCGCTGGTGTCGGCTGCCGCCGCGGCCAGGGTCATCAGCGGCTGGGGGCCGCCCTTGACGTCCTCGCTCACCGAGACGACCCGGCCCAGCGGGCGGCCGGCCAGCTCGGCGTATTGCGCGGCCTTGGCGGCGGCGTCGCGGAACGCTCTGGTCCTGGCCTCCCGCAGCACGTCGGCGGGGCTCGACAGCTCGAAGGCCACGCCGTTGAGCCTGGCCTCCTCGCCGACCCCGGCCACCGTGTCGATGACGCGATCGGCCCGGGTCAGGTCGCGCACCACGACCTCCACGCCTTGAGCCGCGCGGTAGGCGGCCACCTTCGGGTAGGTCTCGTATTCCGGTCCCAGCGACAGCTCGACCGTCCGTACGTCCTCCGCGGCGATCCCCGCCTGGCGCAGCGCGTCCGCGAGGCGGGCGGCGGCGGCGCGGACGGCGGTGAAGGAATCCGCGGCCGACGCCCTGCGCACCTCGACGCCCGCGTGCAGGCGCAGGATGTCGGGCGCGGCCAGCACGCTGCCCTCGCCGATGACGGTGATGTCCACGCCAACCCCCTTGGATGGGTTCCGCCCTTGATCCTAGGACGCCTGCCCGGCGAGCCGAAGCTCATGCGGTGGTGCGCGTGAAGCGGAAGCCCATCGTGTCGAACTCGGCCTTGGCGGGGGCGGTCGCCAGCACCCGGCTGACCTGCCCGGACAGGTCGATCACCACGGCCTCGTACCCGGCCCCCTTTGTGCGCCACACCGCCAGGTGGTCGTCGTCCCACCAGCCGATGAGGCGGCTGCTGGCGAACGGGATGATGACCGGCTGCGGGTCGTCGCCGGAGGTGGAGCGGGCGCAGATCGCGGTGCCCGCCGTCGTGCAGTGAGCCAGGAAGCGGGTGCCGTTCGGGGAGATGTCGTCGCCCTCCACCCACACCGGCGTGCCCACGTTCGCCAGGGTACGCAGCAGCTTGCCGTTCAGGTCGTAGAACCTCATCTGGCCGCCCACCCACGTGCCGACCGCCCGGCCGCCCGCGTCCCAGAAGAAGCGCCACTCCCCCGCGCCAGCCTCCTTGATCGGGAACGCGCGTCCCCGCTCGGTGGTGACGTCGACGATGCCGTACCCGTACTCGACGGTGTTGCCGCCGGCGTCCTTGTAGAGGGTCACCAGGCCGTGCTTGCCGTCCGGCGACCAGCGGGGCGTGGTGGGGAAGACCGGTTTCCTGCTCACCTTGACGATCCGCTTGGCACCGGTGACGTGGTTGATGATCGACACGGTGGCGTAGAGGTCGGTGCTGTAGTCCACGTCGGTGCCGAGGGCCAGGTTGGTCCTGGCGTCCAGGGCGTACTCGAAGTAGCGGGAGTCGGCGGAGAAGGCGTTGGTCGCGTGCTTGCGCAC includes:
- the ctaC gene encoding aa3-type cytochrome oxidase subunit II, with amino-acid sequence MSPTRRTTRRSLARRRVPRAAALALLLATATACANDVPEADWSRGLLPEHITEQGGPIQTLWNGAWIAALATGAVVIVLIVWAAIFHRKRKAKADLPPQVRYNLPIEMLYTLIPLVMVSVFFFFTARDSEYLTRMSNNPDVRVKVEAFQWSWRFTTNVGGKTLQPVAGLPVNDYRQGPQLVLPVNKTVEFDLSTDDVIHSFWVPAFLFKRDVIPGIPEGNPGRKFEIKTLDKPGVYAGRCAELCGVDHSKMLFSVKLVNDTEWNQYIATQAGSAQ
- a CDS encoding cysteine desulfurase family protein, with the translated sequence MAYFDAASSEPLHPQAREALLAAIDVGWADPARLYGQARRAHLLLEQARTEVAEALGARPDEVSFTSSGTQAVHLGVLGTLHGRRRAGRHLVTSAVEHSSVLHAGGVHERDGGTVETVGVDLTGRVDLDAFAEAVARPGTALACLQTANHEVGTLQPVAEAAAACRAHGVPLLVDAAQTAGRMPMPPGWAVLTASAHKWGGPAGVGVLVVRKGTRFRSFLPEDERERRRVPGFENVPGIVAAAAALRAMSAEAAQEQARISELVGKIRETVPKIVPDVEVIGDPEERAPHIVTFSCLYVDGEALLTELDKAGFAVSSGSSCTASTLRPSHVLEAMGVLTHGNVRVSLPRGVSAAEVDRFLAVLPEMVRRIRQDAGVA
- a CDS encoding sulfurtransferase TusA family protein, translated to MTEVTQPALTIDALGKKCPIPIIMLAEQINYVPLNAVVAVLADDPAAYTDVPAWCRLKSHRHVGSYELPEGGWAIHVRRNY
- a CDS encoding carbohydrate kinase family protein; this translates as MRIAVTGSIATDHLMTFPGSFGDQLIAEQLDRVSLSFLVDDLQIRRGGCAANIAFGMGCLGLKPILVGAVGNDFADYRSWLERHGVDCGSVHISETQHTARFLCTTDEHHNQIASFYTGAMAEARLIELQPVVDRVGGLDLVLISPNDPDAMLRHTDECRQRGIPFAADISQQLARMEDEQIRQLVDGAAYLFSNDYEKGLIEQKTGWSDEEILGRVGVRVTTLGPKGAVIDRKGEPSIQVAPAPELGKADPTGVGDAFRAGFMSGLAWALPLERCGQIGNLTATHVLERVGGQEYELGQQGFLERFTAAYGAEAAAEIAEHVRCYHP
- the erpA gene encoding iron-sulfur cluster insertion protein ErpA; its protein translation is MTVESSETTTQGLILTDAAAAKVKSLLEQQGEEGLQLRVAVQPGGCSGLRYQLFFDDRSMDGDVVTDFGGVSVVTDRMSAPYLMGASIDFVDTIEKQGFTIDNPNATGSCACGDSFN
- the nadA gene encoding quinolinate synthase NadA, with amino-acid sequence MAMATQTGLPLFVLGRNADPHSEKGVDCPGELPPASDPGLVERARKAKEALGERLFVLGHHYQRDEVIQFADVTGDSFKLAQQAAARPEAEYIVFCGVHFMAESADILTGDDQKVILPDMAAGCSMADMATFDQVEECWEALEDAGLADQVIPVTYMNSSADIKAFCGRNGGAVCTSSNARRALDWAFEQGQKVLFLPDQHLGRNTAVLDMGMSLDDCVVWNPHRPNGGLTQEQLERARMILWRGHCSVHGRFTADSVDDVRARIPGVNVLVHPECRHEVVLKADYVGSTEYIIKKLEAAPAGSSWAIGTELNLVKRLAQMFPDKNVSFLDRTVCYCSTMNRIDLPHLVWALESLVLGEVVNQITVDEDTTHWARVALDRMLALP
- a CDS encoding rhomboid family intramembrane serine protease, with product MIAEARKAFWVMVGFLAVIWVVQIVSWASGYALSYEFGVQAWNPASLPDIVASGLGAWFTSQPMSVGAGASGVVFGYFGYVLVRGAFDRHLIDIVVGVVMALCFAYQFAGLLPQEGIGWQAHLFGFLGGLLGGWLFRDRGRPRPATASPDPNSRATLLKELDDLGL
- a CDS encoding alpha/beta fold hydrolase, with amino-acid sequence MPIARSNGFKISYEVSGDGPPLVLHPGMFQDGAHWTHSGYTSSLTPAYTVIAIDPPGLGAGDAPREVEAYALERRVAYVTAVLDDVGADRAAFWGYSLGAMTGYAVAALAPDRLTCLVAGAWDPIGGFRSAIEPTLRQLALPADTDPYTLIKQGAATDPYQAALIGSGDLGAFRANYEAFSREAGLHAELAASGVPMMLYAGTADPWHDPMRTFADRTGVAAFFSLPDADHKEGWDKSGDVLPQVLPFLAANT
- a CDS encoding winged helix-turn-helix transcriptional regulator; its protein translation is MSQRNTGVTDQLAAGSEAGGPDDECPLPEVLALIGGKWSAQVLVELGDGPRRFTQLERAIPGISRRMLTVSLRDLERNGLVTRTVYPDAPPRVEYATTPLIEDIREPLEALTAWARRAAPVITAARREYDNRQ
- a CDS encoding ATP-binding protein; protein product: MELVPRHIVDHAVEFLAAFRVVIINGPRQSGKTTLLRQLEACRGGTYLTLDDGTLRAAAHADPEVFVADGPKPMMIDEIQRGGDDLVLAIKSAVDRSAERGQFVLAGSTRFLATPSLSESLAGRASIIEVWPFAQQELSGGGTSFLERAFQEPESFRTTTPSSCDREDYFDLIARGFYPEVMAMRSELARGEWYRAYVQSIIDTDIREMAKIDEPSNLRQLLRLVAASTAQELNVVKTAGDLGLHRTTVSRYLGLLETVFLVQSLPAWSRNLNARAVRRPKVHITDTGLAAHLLSVDAEGLSARVAPARGALVETFIANELAKQATWAPYRMNLFHWRISQGAEVDLVIERTNGRVVGVEAKSTDAVDLKDFKGLTTLRDALGDQFVHGFVLYTGKRSLAFGDRLTALPISALWDR
- a CDS encoding alpha/beta fold hydrolase; its protein translation is MMRNALYIGREWNVEHDRRAQVSDAELRYAVLGEGEPVLSIEGGAQHARELLDHLGIEKAHIMAFSFGGVIAFQFLLSYPERAHSAILLEPYLPREEPDTITANVDAFMNAMKLYETGDKLGAAQLYMEAVCGPSFLPAVEMTGPLDVWDRVEQCVDTTFADFPAISQWGFKPSDAAVPHELAAAGRAGRHPQRHARDVEHEPGGRGRGRPRVPQAPPHVRWHTHPCPVRRPAGRGSAPPRRSRSRLRR